A single Xylella taiwanensis DNA region contains:
- a CDS encoding MarR family winged helix-turn-helix transcriptional regulator has product MASSETTEMRIAVTCQRFPAYSRNQAVLLGLVKHIYKRVHTNCNRFLRRFGLSYPEYDILMMMYGTQDLSLTPTEVAESSGEKPANVTRLTNSLCEKGLIRRSIHQNDRRKVTLTLEPAALELLDKALPEACVQMEAQVSNLSERENQELEYLLKKMLEVIDNSTDQQ; this is encoded by the coding sequence ATGGCGAGTTCAGAAACTACCGAGATGCGTATTGCTGTTACTTGCCAGCGCTTTCCTGCTTACTCGCGTAATCAAGCCGTGCTATTAGGTTTGGTCAAGCATATTTACAAACGGGTTCACACCAATTGCAATCGGTTTTTACGGCGGTTTGGTCTCAGTTATCCTGAATATGACATTTTGATGATGATGTACGGTACTCAGGATTTGTCGCTGACACCAACCGAGGTAGCTGAATCTTCTGGTGAAAAGCCAGCGAATGTGACTCGTCTAACCAACAGTCTTTGCGAGAAAGGATTGATTCGACGCTCGATTCACCAGAATGACCGCCGTAAGGTCACTTTGACCTTAGAACCCGCTGCTTTGGAATTGCTCGATAAGGCCTTGCCGGAGGCTTGTGTACAGATGGAAGCGCAGGTTTCCAATCTGTCTGAACGGGAGAACCAAGAATTAGAATATCTGTTGAAGAAGATGCTTGAAGTCATTGATAACTCTACTGATCAGCAATAG
- the pstS gene encoding phosphate ABC transporter substrate-binding protein PstS, translated as MFSLKLRLLTIVTVTSFSFATQATDITGAGSSFVYPVLSKWSAAYAEKSGNRINYQSIGSGGGIAQIKAATVDFGASDKPLSTQELNQFGLAQFPIVTGGIVPVFNVPGIAAGTVKLDGTTLANIFIGKISKWNDPAITALNPGLVFPEMKITVVHRSESSGTTFNFTNYLSKVSPEWKQKVGEGTTVQWSTGIGGKGNEGVAAYVKQIRGGIGYVEYAYALQNNLSYAGMKNAAGHYVMPNDKSFSAAAATADWKSSKDFNLIITNAPEPNAWPITATTWAILYKKAKNPVSSKTTLNFFKWCFENGQSLAEQLDYVPLPNSLVQQIESYWTKNIK; from the coding sequence ATGTTTTCCCTCAAGCTCAGGTTGCTGACGATTGTCACCGTCACTTCATTCTCATTCGCCACTCAAGCCACTGATATCACCGGTGCCGGTTCAAGTTTCGTGTACCCGGTGCTGTCCAAATGGTCTGCCGCATACGCCGAGAAGAGCGGCAATCGCATCAACTATCAATCGATTGGCTCCGGAGGAGGGATCGCTCAAATCAAAGCAGCTACTGTCGATTTTGGAGCATCTGACAAGCCTTTGAGTACACAAGAACTCAATCAGTTCGGTCTCGCTCAATTCCCGATCGTGACCGGTGGCATCGTGCCGGTGTTCAACGTACCGGGCATCGCAGCAGGCACGGTGAAGCTCGATGGCACCACATTGGCGAATATTTTTATCGGAAAAATTTCCAAGTGGAACGACCCTGCCATCACGGCGCTCAATCCGGGCTTGGTATTTCCAGAAATGAAGATCACCGTCGTACACCGCTCCGAGAGTTCCGGCACTACGTTCAACTTCACGAACTACCTCTCCAAGGTCAGTCCGGAATGGAAACAAAAAGTCGGCGAAGGGACGACGGTACAGTGGTCTACCGGTATTGGTGGCAAGGGTAATGAGGGTGTAGCAGCCTATGTCAAGCAGATTCGTGGCGGCATTGGCTATGTCGAATACGCTTACGCGCTGCAGAACAACTTGAGCTATGCAGGAATGAAAAATGCTGCAGGTCACTACGTGATGCCGAACGACAAGTCCTTCTCCGCCGCCGCCGCGACCGCCGATTGGAAATCTTCGAAGGACTTCAATTTGATCATAACCAACGCTCCCGAACCGAATGCTTGGCCAATTACCGCCACGACTTGGGCGATTTTGTACAAAAAAGCCAAGAATCCCGTATCCAGCAAAACCACGTTGAATTTCTTCAAATGGTGCTTCGAGAACGGCCAATCACTAGCCGAGCAACTCGATTATGTGCCACTACCCAATTCTCTAGTTCAACAGATCGAGAGCTACTGGACAAAAAACATCAAATAA
- a CDS encoding porin, protein MRSHVVAVAIIANLGLLSAPAAFATKMTTPVSSATAVQLQELQAKIAVLQSQVQQLQAQTQSLQAQSDAQSEVNVVQAQATEAFQTASANIEKQANSTRIGGRMFFDLTNIDRTSGGNKTAASGTGLDVKRFYLSIDHAFNNIWSANLTSDFQYSSAISSTELFIKKAYVQGKFYDSFVLRVGAADMPWIPFVEKFYGYRYVENTLTDRLKYANSSDWGLHAYGDITPQLNYAVSVVNGGGYKNPTRTKGMDVEGRVAFMPTQSIAIAVGGYSGKLGKETEVTSAQNTYTRGDVMVAYADSRFRMGGEYFMAKNLNNVLTLYTDKSSGWSVWGNVALTNGGINVFGRYDKTDLSKTSDPSLYDKYWNVGVEFPIMKNLKVATAYKYTRQKNNINTNLENKEWGIWGDLTF, encoded by the coding sequence ATGCGTTCCCATGTCGTTGCTGTCGCGATCATCGCTAATCTTGGATTGCTTTCCGCACCTGCAGCGTTTGCTACGAAGATGACAACCCCGGTTTCGTCGGCCACTGCCGTTCAGTTGCAGGAGTTACAGGCGAAGATCGCGGTTCTACAGAGTCAGGTGCAGCAGTTACAAGCTCAAACTCAATCCTTGCAGGCTCAGTCCGACGCCCAATCCGAAGTGAATGTGGTGCAAGCGCAGGCAACAGAGGCATTTCAGACAGCGAGTGCTAATATCGAGAAACAAGCAAATAGCACCAGGATTGGCGGTCGTATGTTCTTCGATCTGACGAACATTGATCGTACCAGCGGCGGTAACAAGACTGCCGCCAGTGGTACCGGTTTGGATGTTAAACGCTTCTATCTATCTATTGACCATGCTTTCAACAACATCTGGTCTGCGAACTTGACTAGCGACTTCCAGTACAGTTCGGCCATCTCAAGTACCGAGCTGTTCATTAAAAAGGCTTATGTGCAGGGCAAGTTCTATGATTCCTTTGTGTTGCGTGTTGGTGCTGCCGACATGCCGTGGATACCGTTCGTTGAGAAGTTTTACGGTTATCGCTATGTTGAGAACACGTTGACTGATCGTCTGAAGTATGCGAATTCTTCTGACTGGGGATTGCATGCTTACGGTGATATCACTCCGCAGCTCAATTATGCTGTGTCAGTGGTAAACGGTGGAGGTTACAAAAATCCAACACGCACCAAGGGGATGGACGTTGAAGGGCGAGTTGCCTTTATGCCGACCCAGAGTATTGCCATTGCTGTTGGTGGTTATTCTGGGAAATTGGGTAAAGAGACTGAAGTCACCAGCGCCCAAAATACTTATACTCGTGGTGATGTAATGGTTGCCTATGCTGACTCGCGTTTCCGTATGGGTGGCGAATATTTTATGGCCAAGAATTTGAACAATGTGTTGACTCTGTACACCGATAAGAGCAGCGGTTGGTCAGTATGGGGCAATGTTGCACTCACCAACGGTGGCATCAATGTATTTGGTCGTTATGATAAAACTGATCTGAGTAAAACGAGCGATCCCTCGCTATATGACAAGTATTGGAATGTCGGCGTTGAGTTTCCGATCATGAAGAACCTGAAGGTAGCGACGGCGTACAAATATACGCGCCAGAAGAACAACATAAACACTAATCTTGAGAATAAGGAATGGGGTATTTGGGGTGACCTGACATTTTGA
- a CDS encoding M24 family metallopeptidase, protein MSIQIGHLTLEQARAQLTPWTQRAPAITVDEYAQRIEQARVLMRTQGVDALLVGAGASLRYFTGVPWSASERLVALLIFLSGDPLLICPAFEEGSLDAVLLLPAEKRLWEEHEDPYALVAQAMTDHGARTLALDPGAAFAVHTGLCGHLDACVIIDATVIVDGCRLCKSPAELALIQQACDMTLRVQRLAAGIVHGGIGTDALVRFIDEAHRLLGADNGSTFCIVQFGHATAFPHGIPGVQHLHEGELVLIDTGCTVQGYHSDITRTWIYGVPSDDQRRIWDLEQAAQAAAFAAVRPGVACEAVDMAARKVLELGGLGPGYCLPGLPHRTGHGCGLAIHEAPYLVRGNRTVLRQGMCASDEPMIVVPGHFGVRLEDHFYVTEDGAQWFTSPSPAIDRPFV, encoded by the coding sequence ATGAGCATCCAGATCGGTCACCTCACTCTGGAACAGGCACGTGCGCAACTAACACCGTGGACGCAGCGTGCTCCTGCGATTACCGTGGACGAATACGCGCAGCGTATCGAACAGGCGCGTGTATTGATGCGTACCCAAGGTGTCGATGCATTGTTGGTCGGTGCTGGCGCGTCACTGCGCTATTTTACTGGGGTACCTTGGAGTGCAAGTGAGCGGCTGGTGGCATTATTGATCTTCCTTTCCGGTGATCCATTGTTGATCTGCCCGGCGTTCGAGGAGGGATCGCTTGATGCAGTGTTGTTATTGCCAGCCGAAAAACGCTTGTGGGAGGAACATGAGGATCCGTATGCGCTAGTGGCGCAGGCAATGACTGACCACGGTGCGCGCACGCTTGCGTTGGACCCTGGTGCTGCGTTTGCGGTGCATACGGGGTTGTGTGGCCATTTGGATGCATGTGTGATCATCGATGCGACTGTGATTGTCGATGGCTGCCGGTTGTGCAAATCGCCAGCTGAATTGGCGTTGATCCAGCAAGCCTGCGATATGACTCTGCGAGTGCAGCGCCTGGCTGCAGGGATTGTCCACGGGGGCATCGGTACTGATGCCCTAGTACGTTTCATTGATGAGGCGCACCGCCTACTTGGTGCCGACAACGGTTCGACCTTTTGCATCGTGCAGTTCGGTCACGCGACGGCGTTCCCGCATGGCATCCCAGGTGTGCAGCACTTGCACGAGGGGGAGTTGGTACTGATCGATACCGGCTGTACCGTGCAGGGCTATCACTCAGATATCACCCGTACCTGGATCTACGGTGTGCCCAGCGATGATCAGCGGCGAATCTGGGATTTGGAGCAGGCTGCACAGGCGGCGGCGTTTGCAGCCGTGCGGCCAGGTGTGGCTTGCGAGGCGGTGGACATGGCGGCACGCAAGGTGCTTGAGCTGGGTGGCTTGGGGCCTGGTTACTGTCTCCCCGGCTTGCCGCACCGCACGGGGCATGGTTGCGGTCTTGCGATTCACGAGGCCCCATACCTGGTACGTGGCAACCGCACGGTGCTTCGTCAAGGTATGTGTGCTAGTGATGAACCGATGATCGTGGTGCCGGGGCACTTTGGTGTACGCCTTGAGGATCATTTCTACGTCACCGAGGACGGTGCACAGTGGTTCACATCGCCGTCGCCGGCGATTGACAGGCCGTTTGTCTGA
- a CDS encoding DUF885 domain-containing protein translates to MSSICRLTVSLLSAVLFSACSGSNPPTGTGAPARRVTSSDQAARAFDQLLDQQWQYQLVHSPEFASIIGDKRYNDRWSDYSSAAVEADRQATAEFQTKFQTVDAAVLDEQRRLSLMLMRRQLQDRLEAIRLRMHEMLLEPVGGIHLELASYSDMFPFEDIKDYQDYIKRLQGVPALIDQVIAVSRQGAHDGLIQPRYLLEKLPAQIRKIAAVAGADNPFASPLKKLDQVVPDAAQRAQLRAALITAVDQQVRPAYETLAAFVQDEYATQGREHEGLWSLPDGEARYRFAIHTQTTTDQSPEEIHQIGLREVARIEGEMTAIATSMGYKDLISFRKAVTSDKAHFARSGEQILGLYRGYIVGMQQALPKLFGHLPKTPLEVRGMPTFRREGPGAEYLQGPPGGSRPAIVMVNTNDATERTLVNIETTAYHEGVPGHHLQISLAQTLPLPPFRQQAGYNAYVEGWALYAERLGKEAGFFKDPYSDYGRLAGELLRANRLVLDTGVHYKRWTRQQMIDFFHAHPSDDEPSIQAETDRYIVWPGQALGYKLGQMQILMLRVKAEKALGARFDLRAFHDAVLGGGAMPLDLLAQRIDAWIAQARGVSQARPQ, encoded by the coding sequence ATGTCATCGATCTGCCGTCTTACCGTCTCGCTGCTGTCTGCTGTGCTGTTCTCGGCGTGTAGCGGTTCCAACCCGCCTACCGGGACCGGTGCCCCTGCTCGCCGTGTTACCTCGTCTGATCAGGCGGCCCGGGCCTTCGATCAGTTGCTCGATCAGCAGTGGCAGTACCAGCTTGTGCATAGCCCCGAGTTCGCCAGCATTATCGGTGATAAGCGTTATAACGATCGCTGGAGTGACTACTCGTCTGCCGCAGTGGAGGCAGACCGTCAGGCTACTGCGGAGTTCCAGACGAAGTTCCAGACGGTGGATGCTGCTGTCCTGGACGAGCAGCGCCGACTAAGCCTGATGCTGATGCGGCGTCAACTGCAGGATCGACTGGAGGCAATCCGGCTAAGGATGCACGAGATGCTGTTAGAGCCTGTTGGTGGTATCCACTTGGAGCTTGCTAGTTATAGCGACATGTTCCCATTCGAGGACATCAAGGACTATCAGGATTACATCAAGCGCCTACAGGGAGTGCCTGCGCTGATCGACCAGGTGATTGCGGTCTCGCGCCAGGGGGCGCATGACGGTCTGATTCAGCCGCGCTATCTTCTGGAAAAGCTTCCAGCACAGATTCGTAAGATTGCTGCGGTAGCTGGTGCCGATAACCCGTTCGCTTCGCCGTTGAAGAAGCTTGATCAGGTAGTACCGGATGCGGCACAGCGTGCTCAATTACGTGCTGCGCTGATTACTGCGGTAGACCAGCAGGTACGTCCGGCTTATGAAACACTGGCTGCGTTCGTGCAGGACGAATATGCGACGCAGGGCCGTGAACACGAAGGTCTGTGGTCGCTGCCGGATGGGGAGGCACGTTACCGTTTCGCAATCCACACCCAGACTACCACCGACCAATCGCCGGAGGAGATTCATCAGATCGGTCTGCGCGAGGTTGCACGGATCGAGGGAGAGATGACTGCGATTGCGACCTCAATGGGCTACAAGGATTTGATCAGCTTCCGCAAGGCGGTGACGAGCGATAAGGCACACTTTGCTAGGAGTGGTGAGCAGATCCTTGGGTTGTATCGTGGCTACATAGTTGGTATGCAGCAGGCATTGCCTAAACTGTTCGGGCACCTGCCGAAGACCCCGTTGGAGGTACGGGGGATGCCAACGTTCCGTCGTGAGGGACCTGGCGCCGAATACTTGCAGGGCCCGCCGGGAGGGAGCAGGCCGGCCATCGTGATGGTCAACACCAACGATGCCACCGAGCGTACCTTAGTCAACATCGAGACCACTGCCTACCATGAGGGCGTGCCGGGCCATCACCTGCAAATCTCGCTGGCACAGACGTTGCCACTGCCGCCGTTCCGGCAGCAGGCTGGCTACAACGCGTATGTCGAAGGTTGGGCGTTGTACGCGGAGCGCTTGGGCAAGGAAGCCGGCTTCTTCAAGGACCCTTACAGCGACTATGGTCGCTTAGCGGGCGAGTTGTTGCGTGCCAACCGCTTGGTACTCGATACCGGTGTGCACTATAAGCGCTGGACTCGGCAGCAGATGATCGATTTTTTCCATGCGCACCCATCCGACGACGAGCCGAGCATCCAGGCTGAGACGGACCGTTACATTGTTTGGCCTGGGCAGGCGCTGGGCTACAAGCTTGGTCAGATGCAGATCCTCATGTTGCGCGTCAAGGCTGAGAAGGCGCTCGGTGCTCGGTTCGATCTCCGGGCATTCCACGATGCTGTGCTCGGTGGCGGTGCGATGCCGTTGGATCTGCTGGCACAGCGGATTGATGCGTGGATTGCTCAAGCCCGGGGGGTGTCACAGGCGCGGCCGCAGTGA